A stretch of Antennarius striatus isolate MH-2024 chromosome 6, ASM4005453v1, whole genome shotgun sequence DNA encodes these proteins:
- the LOC137596939 gene encoding solute carrier family 25 member 36-A-like isoform X2 has product MWLKKTKKNFCAMVWEWEVKWLHAGHFCYTQACVCFRLKLYHSSPLAKGMRPPHHQGSLAASVRSYLGLRFTATTATNPIWLVKTRLQLDTRKRGEQRMSALECVRRVYQADGLRGFYRGMSASYAGISETVIHFVIYESIKRRILEYKAPQSLDEEENRSKYASDFAGMMLAAATSKTCATSITYPHEVIRTRLREEGTKYKSFFQTLRTVPREEGYRALYRGLTTHLVRQIPNTAITMCTYEVVVYLMKG; this is encoded by the exons atgtggttaaaaaaaacaaaaaaaaacttctgtgCAATGGTCTGGGAATGGGAAGTAAAATGGTTGCATGCCGGTCATTTTTGCTACACACAAGCCTGTGTCTGTTTTAGGCTTAAACTCTACCATAGCTCTCCTCTCGCAAAGGGCATGAGACCCCCGCACCACCAGGGGTCTCTAGCTGCATCTGTGAGGAGTTACTTGGGTCTGC GTTTTACAGCCACGACAGCGACTAATCCGATCTGGCTGGTAAAGACCCGACTGCAGCTGGACACCAG GAAACGCGGCGAGCAGCGGATGAGCGCGCTGGAGTGCGTGCGTCGGGTGTATCAGGCGGATGGACTGCGAGGCTTCTACCGGGGCATGTCGGCGTCCTACGCCGGCATCTCAGAGACTGTGATCCACTTTGTGATCTATGAAAGCATCAAGCGCCGCATCCTGGAGTACAAGGCGCCGCAAAGCCTGGACGAGGAGGAGAATCGCTCCAAATACGCTTCAGACTTTGCGGGGATGATGCTCGCCGCTGCCACCTCCAAGACCTGCGCCACCTCAATCACTTACCCACACG AAGTGATCCGGACGAGGCTACGGGAGGAAGGCACCAAGTACAAGTCATTCTTCCAGACTTTGAGGACAGTTCCCCGAGAGGAGGGCTACCGCGCCCTCTACCGCGGCCTCACCACCCATCTGGTGCGACAGATCCCCAACACCGCCATCACCATGTGCACCTACGAGGTGGTGGTCTACCTCATGAAGGGTTAA
- the LOC137596317 gene encoding SPRY domain-containing SOCS box protein 4-like isoform X2, which translates to MEFGSSWLNPSIQDPLCHLYAHEVTPRPAAPFLPPSVHPVPTPLPLLPPLDQPIMGQKISGSIKSVDVRGESSYRPVRRELRGPDFCRPPRLDLLLDMPSATPETQLRHAWNPDDRSLNVFVKEDDKLTFHRHPVAQSTDCIRGKVGYTRGLHVWRIHWPSRQRGTHAVVGVATPEASLHSVGYTALVGSDSESWGWDLGRNRLYHDGKNRPAATSAPTYPCFLEPDESFVLPDALTVILDMDEGTLSFMVDGQYLGVAFRGLKGKKLYPIVSAVWGHCEVSIRYVNGLDPFICDV; encoded by the exons ATG gAGTTTGGTTCCTCCTGGTTGAACCCTTCCATCCAGGACCCACTGTGCCACCTTTACGCACATGAGGTAACGCCAAGACCCGCTGCCCCCTTTTTACCACCCTCGGTCCATCCGGTTCCCACCCCTCtacccctccttcctcccttgGACCAGCCAATCATGGGACAGAAGATCTCCGGCAGCATCAAATCAGTGGATGTACGCGGAGAGTCGTCATATCGTCCGGTACGCCGCGAATTACGCGGCCCAGATTTCTGTCGACCGCCCCGGCTGGACTTGCTGCTCGACATGCCGTCGGCCACACCCGAGACCCAACTTCGCCACGCCTGGAACCCCGACGACCGTTCGCTCAACGTCTTCGTCAAGGAGGATGACAAGCTGACGTTTCATCGCCACCCGGTGGCACAGAGCACGGACTGCATCCGAGGGAAGGTGGGATACACCAGGGGTCTCCATGTTTGGAGGATCCACTGGCCGTCCAGGCAGAGAGGCACCCACGCCGTCGTAGGCGTGGCCACCCCCGAGGCGTCTTTACACTCTGTGGGCTACACGGCCCTGGTGGGCTCGGACTCCGAGTCCTGGGGGTGGGATCTGGGTCGAAACAGACTCTATCACGATGGAAAGAACCGTCCCGCCGCCACGTCGGCACCAACGTACCCCTGTTTCCTGGAGCCGGACGAGTCGTTTGTACTTCCAGACGCTCTGACGGTCATACTGGACATGGACGAAGGGACGCTGAGCTTCATGGTGGACGGACAGTATCTAGGGGTGGCTTTCAGAGGGCTGAAGGGCAAGAAACTGTATCCCATAGTCAGCGCCGTTTGGGGGCACTGCGAGGTTTCTATTCGCTACGTCAACGGACTGGATC